The following proteins come from a genomic window of Pirellula staleyi DSM 6068:
- a CDS encoding metallophosphoesterase family protein: MDAVISDIHGNVEALDAVLDEIGRLRADRIICLGDLVGYGPDSAECLRRSADWDVLIAGDWECAVLDHDPGQWNPFLNREIQRVSERIRTSPDSAHLLKLMRSFQRSHLQDGWHFTHATPADVREFLFPEDIYHTLKLERIATQFDIACVVGHTHYQCLFERNETGHWTFVDAAANPSYELLPHHKILVNAGSVGQPRDGDSRAAFLTIDGATITFHRVEYDIRTTIAKIHSNPLIDNMHGDRLLVGR, translated from the coding sequence ATGGACGCAGTGATCAGCGATATCCACGGCAACGTCGAAGCACTCGATGCAGTGCTCGACGAAATCGGTCGTCTTCGTGCTGATCGTATTATTTGCCTTGGTGATCTCGTGGGCTATGGTCCAGATTCGGCTGAATGCCTGAGGCGCTCTGCCGATTGGGATGTTCTGATCGCAGGCGATTGGGAATGCGCGGTGCTCGACCATGATCCCGGTCAATGGAATCCATTCCTCAATCGTGAGATTCAGCGGGTCTCTGAGCGGATTCGTACTTCGCCCGATTCAGCCCACCTGCTGAAGTTAATGCGATCTTTTCAACGGTCACATCTGCAAGATGGCTGGCATTTCACTCATGCAACTCCAGCGGACGTGCGTGAATTCCTCTTTCCTGAAGACATCTACCACACGTTAAAGTTAGAGCGAATTGCCACTCAATTCGACATCGCATGTGTCGTTGGACACACGCATTATCAATGCCTGTTTGAGCGCAATGAAACAGGTCACTGGACGTTCGTTGACGCCGCCGCGAATCCGTCGTACGAACTACTTCCCCATCACAAAATATTGGTGAACGCCGGATCCGTCGGTCAGCCACGCGATGGTGATTCTCGAGCTGCTTTTCTCACGATCGATGGAGCTACAATCACTTTTCACAGGGTGGAATACGACATTCGAACCACCATAGCCAAGATTCACTCGAATCCCTTAATCGACAACATGCATGGCGATCGGCTGCTGGTAGGGCGCTAA